From a region of the Globicephala melas chromosome 19, mGloMel1.2, whole genome shotgun sequence genome:
- the ADGRG5 gene encoding adhesion G-protein coupled receptor G5 gives MDRCGALFLCLCLLMFQSRTEEASQEILRWMKRMETAARSRSLTSFAELIHGLESRLLNASFGGHNLTLRTHTIQTLAFKLGCNFTGLSLGSAALQQVPQAQVPLAMQFPAELTHDACRVRPRELTLICIYFSNTRFFQKDINSSVLNNYVLGAQLSHGQVSNLREPVNISFWHNQSLEGYTVTCVFWKEGASKHHWGAWSTEGCRTEQPSPSQVLCRCNHLTYFAVLMQLSQAPVPAELLAPLTYISLVGCSISIVASLLTVLLHLLARKPSDSITCIHVNLHASVLLLNVAFLLSPVPAVPPVPESACVALAATLHYALLSCFTWMAIEGFNLYLLLGRVYNIYIRRYVLKLCALGWGVPAFLVLLLLAVKSSVYGPYRIPLSDSQGNSTGSQNTSICWVRDAWVHGILVMGSGGLTSLFNLVVLAWALRVLHRLRAQEKALGPRACWDTVTVLGLTVLLGTTWILAFFSFGVFLLPQLFLFTTFNSLYGFFLFLWFCSQRRHSEAEMEAFNSSQMVQ, from the exons ATGGATCGCTGCGGGGCCCTTTTCCTCTGCCTGTGCCTCTTGATGTTTCAGAGCAGAACAGAGG AGGCATCCCAAGAAATCCTGCGCTGGATGAAGAGAATGGAGACGGCAGCCAGGAGCCGGAGCCTCACTTCTTTTGCTGA GCTCATCCATGGCCTAGAGTCAAGGCTACTCAATGCCAGCTTTGGGGGCCATAACCTCACTTTGCGGACGCATACCATCCAGACACTAGCCTTCAAGCTGGGCTGCAACTTCACTGGCCTCTCACTGGGAAGTGCTGCTCTGCAGCAGGTCCCCCAG GCCCAGGTCCCACTCGCCATGCAGTTCCCAGCTGAGCTGACTCATGATGCCTGCAGGGTGCGCCCCAGGGAGCTGACTCTCATCTGCATCTACTTCTCCAACACCCGCTTTTTTCAG AAAGACATCAATTCATCTGTGCTCAATAACTATGTTCTGGGGGCCCAGCTGAGCCATGGACAAGTGAGCAACCTCCGTGAGCCGGTGAACATCAGCTTCTGGCACAACCAAAGCCTG GAAGGCTACACGGTGACCTGTGTCTTCTGGAAGGAGGGAGCCAGCAAGCACcactggggggcctggagcactGAGGGCTGTCGCACAGAGCAGCCCTCACCCTCCCAGGTGCTCTGCCGCTGCAACCACCTCACCTACTTTGCTGTTCTCATG CAACTCTCCCAGGCCCCGGTCCCTGCAGAGCTGCTGGCGCCCCTCACATACATCTCCCTGGTGGGCTGCAGCATCTCCATCGTGGCCTCGCTGCTCACTGTCCTGCTGCACCTCCTTGCCAG GAAGCCGAGTGATTCCATTACGTGCATCCACGTGAACCTGCACGCCTCGGTGCTGCTCCTCAATGTCGCCTTCCTGCTGAGCCCAGTGCCGGCCGTGCCCCCCGTGCCTGAGTCAGCATGCGTGGCACTGGCTGCCACCCTGCACTACGCGCTGCTCAGCTGCTTCACCTGGATGGCCATTGAAGGCTTCAACCTCTACCTCCTACTTGGGCGCGTCTACAACATCTACATCCGCCGATATGTGCTCAAGCTCTGTGCCCTGGGCTGGG GGGTCCCGGCCTTCCTGGTACTGCTCCTTCTTGCCGTCAAGAGCTCAGTTTACGGACCCTACAGGATCCCGCTCTCCGACAGCCAGGGGAACAGCACGGGCTCCCAGAACACGTCCAT ATGCTGGGTGCGGGACGCCTGGGTGCACGGTATCCTGGTCATGGGCTCTGGTGGCCTCACATCCCTTTTCAACCTGGTGGTGCTGGCCTGGGCGCTACGGGTCCTGCACAGACTGCGGGCGCAGGAGAAGGCGCTGGGCCCCCGGGCCTGCTGGGATACCGTCACCGTGCTGGGCCTCACCGTGCTGCTGGGCACCACCTGGATCTTGGCCTTCTTCTCCTTTGGTGTCTTCCTGCTGCCCCAGCTCTTCCTCTTCACCACCTTCAATTCGCTCTACG gtttcttcctcttcctgtggTTCTGCTCCCAGAGGCGCCActcagaggcagagatggaggcATTCAACTCCTCCCAGATGGTGCAGTAG